ATGTAATAAATAACCCCCCAATAAAAGGGGGATGTCCGTTGCTGAATACTGCTGTAGACAGTGATGATACCAATTCGCTGTTAAGGGAAAAGGCACTTCGAGTTTTCCATACATTTCTCAACATGATTGAAGAGATTATCGAAGAAGGTATTCAAAACGGAGAGTTAAAACCTAATATCGATACAAAGGCGGTGGCCTCCTTTATTGTTGCAATTTTTGAAGGGAGTATTATGGCTAGCAAACTAGAAAGAGATAATAAACACATTGCCTACAGTAAGCAGCAGATACTGCATTATTTATTTATGCTACAAACTGATGCATATATATAGATTTTGATTTGTTTTTCAGAGCTGGACTGATAGGAATAAAATCCAATCTATAACCTAAACTACATGTATCTCGGCTGTCACCCTTAAAAAAAAGTCGATTCCTTAATGAACAGGAAATCGGCTTTTTATGTGAAAAAATCCGTTAACGTACAGGTAGCTGGTTTAATTATGTCCAAATTGATTCTAAGTGTACAACTTTCCCGAAATGATACGTTGACCCCTTTTACTGTCCCCTTTTCAAGCACTACTTTTTGTGGGCAACAACTAACATCATAGATGCGATCATGTTTTCCTTTGTCCGCCGCGCCGGTGAACTCCTATCATGAGACCGAAGCCGATATCGGCGGAACGAATCGATCGGTCAGCTATTCGCCTCCCTTCAATACCGTAAGCGCTTGTTCCGCCGCTGCGCCTTCATGCACGATCGACATTAACGCAGCCATCATGCCGGCAGGATTCGGATGCTGAATCACATTGCGTCCGTATACGATTCCTGCAGCGTGATGCTCGCACCGGTTGGAAAGTCAAACTGCAAGGAAAGCAGTAGTCCACCGTAAGTCGTGAGCAACCCAAAGACGGACATCCACACGATCAATTGTCCAAAGCTTCGTCCTATCCTTAATGCGGCCATTGCGGGCAACAATATAATCGCGTCAATCATAAGTGCTCCTACGATTTTCATAATAAGCCCAATCGAAAGTCCGGTTAGAAACAGCAACACGCTCTTCAGCGTATCCGTAGGTACTCCCAGCCACTTCGCTTGATCTTCGTCGTAAAAAAGAAATTGCAACTCTCTGTAAAAAATAACCAGTACATTCCAACCACGACCAGTGACAGGACAGTAAGAAAAATGATATCCAGCGTAGTCAATGTCAAAATACTTCCGACAAACAGTCCGAATACATCCATTGCCGGAATGCCTGCGATGTGAAAAATAAGAAAGGGAAGGGCAATAGCTCCGGTCATGAAAAAAGGTCCCGATTAATCCCGTATCCAGATTGAGCTTGCTCGACAGTGGCCCTAGAAACAATTCCACTCATTGCTTCCTAGCACGGCATCTTCTCCCACTACAGCAACTGATTCTCCCTCCTTTAGTTGAAAGCTCAAATCCTTCAATATCGGTATTCGGCCGTACCCTCTTTAAGAGCTATATTCATTTCAATCGCCACTTTCATGCGTATAGCACTTATATTTTCATGAATTACCCATCAGTGTGAAAAAAACGATATCATTGATATAACTCGAAAGAGCTAATTCATTTCAGGTTCAGACTAAACGACGAACAACCCGGAAAGTCGACGGCCTCGCGGGTTGTTCGTATGTTCATGCTATGAAATTAATACTTCATATTCCGCGAAACGGTTATGGCATCAGATACAACTCGCTCATCTCGTTCCGGATCCAGCTCATGAGCCCCATGATTACGAGCAGAACGACAGCGGAC
The nucleotide sequence above comes from Paenibacillus sp. IHBB 10380. Encoded proteins:
- a CDS encoding TetR/AcrR family transcriptional regulator, producing the protein MRKGEQTRRHIVLKSAELFNQKGYAGCSMNDIMEATGLQKGAIYRNFKSKDEIALEAFDYAIDTVSQHYSEEIFHANTVLEKIGAFFNVYEDVINNPPIKGGCPLLNTAVDSDDTNSLLREKALRVFHTFLNMIEEIIEEGIQNGELKPNIDTKAVASFIVAIFEGSIMASKLERDNKHIAYSKQQILHYLFMLQTDAYI
- a CDS encoding metal ABC transporter permease, which produces MELFLGPLSSKLNLDTGLIGTFFHDRSYCPSLSYFSHRRHSGNGCIRTVCRKYFDIDYAGYHFSYCPVTGRGWNVLVIFYRELQFLFYDEDQAKWLGVPTDTLKSVLLFLTGLSIGLIMKIVGALMIDAIILLPAMAALRIGRSFGQLIVWMSVFGLLTTYGGLLLSLQFDFPTGASITLQESYTDAM